One window of the Candidatus Cloacimonadota bacterium genome contains the following:
- a CDS encoding N-acetyltransferase, producing the protein MNILLQPFKKEDLEKIVEWRNDPKVNKYLANRNKTLPEVIEWFEKSFKKQNDLIFGIFISNQLIGYCEIESIDKNHKKCEMGIIIGEQNYWGKGIAEYIIKKLLKIVFEDLKLHRCLAVIDKGNIASSKCFRAAGFKYEGKLRDATIVDEKYCDLLLYSVLEDEYNKMILK; encoded by the coding sequence ATGAATATATTGCTACAACCATTCAAGAAGGAAGATCTGGAAAAGATCGTCGAATGGCGGAACGACCCGAAAGTAAATAAATACCTCGCAAACAGGAATAAAACGCTTCCGGAAGTAATTGAGTGGTTTGAAAAATCTTTTAAGAAGCAGAATGATTTAATTTTCGGGATATTTATCTCAAATCAATTGATCGGTTATTGTGAAATTGAAAGTATCGATAAAAATCATAAAAAATGTGAAATGGGAATTATTATCGGAGAGCAAAACTATTGGGGAAAAGGTATCGCTGAATATATTATTAAGAAATTATTGAAAATCGTTTTTGAAGATTTGAAATTACATCGTTGTCTGGCAGTTATTGACAAAGGAAATATCGCTTCTTCCAAATGTTTTCGAGCAGCAGGTTTTAAGTATGAAGGGAAATTAAGGGATGCGACAATTGTCGATGAAAAATATTGTGATCTGCTGTTGTATTCGGTTTTGGAGGATGAATATAATAAAATGATTTTAAAATAA
- a CDS encoding DUF3667 domain-containing protein, with translation MNKKNDKCQSCGYNFYGKYCSNCGEKQFSREDLSLKKSFKNFIFSISNIDSNLFKSLVLLLKKPGFLTKEYLNGKRTLYLKPLQLFLLINLLYFLIQPFTIAQGFNNTLNSQIHRQIYSSLTRKIIETKLQNADTSQKQEYNNRYNSKSETFAKSLLLLMVPFLALLLKLLYLKSGKYFVEHLIFSLHFLAFNLLINFIVLMLVVTVSLYLLNILGLGFIINELLLLLLSSTISFIYLYSALKRVYAQSKLVTVIKSFLITFSLFPIIFIYRFILFFITYIFVG, from the coding sequence ATGAATAAAAAAAATGATAAATGTCAAAGTTGTGGATACAATTTTTACGGGAAATACTGTTCAAATTGCGGAGAAAAGCAATTTAGTAGGGAAGACCTTTCTCTGAAAAAATCTTTTAAGAATTTTATTTTCTCAATTTCCAACATTGATTCCAATTTATTTAAAAGTCTGGTTCTTTTACTGAAAAAACCCGGATTTCTCACGAAGGAATACTTAAACGGAAAACGAACTTTGTATTTAAAACCTCTGCAACTTTTTCTGCTCATCAACCTTCTCTATTTCCTGATTCAACCTTTTACTATTGCTCAAGGATTCAATAATACGCTGAATTCTCAAATTCACCGACAGATTTACAGTTCGCTAACCAGAAAAATTATCGAAACCAAATTGCAAAATGCTGATACTTCTCAAAAACAGGAATATAATAATAGATATAATTCCAAATCGGAAACTTTTGCCAAATCCTTACTGCTTTTAATGGTTCCCTTTCTTGCTCTTTTGTTGAAACTTCTATATCTGAAATCCGGAAAATATTTTGTCGAACATCTGATCTTTTCCCTGCATTTTTTAGCATTCAATCTTCTGATTAATTTTATTGTTTTAATGCTGGTGGTAACCGTTTCTTTATATTTGTTAAATATTTTAGGATTGGGATTCATCATTAACGAATTACTATTGTTGCTCCTTTCTTCGACAATTTCCTTTATTTATCTCTATTCCGCTCTCAAAAGGGTTTACGCACAAAGTAAATTGGTAACAGTCATCAAAAGTTTCCTCATAACTTTCAGTTTGTTTCCTATCATTTTTATATATCGTTTCATTTTATTTTTTATAACTTATATTTTTGTTGGATGA